AGCTTTGATTCGTGCTGTCGCTTATATTTCTATTTCTGGCTTATCTATGACAGTGGAAAACCTTCGACCAGTTTTAAACCCAGGCATAGAAAAAGTAGCTGCTTCAGCTGAATCGGTGATGATGGTCGTCGCCGACGTTTATGATGTCTCGATTGAAGATTTGAAAGGCAATTCGCGGCGCAGAGAGATTAGTTGGGCGCGACAAATTGGCATGTATTTAATGCGACAGTATACAGATTTGAGTTTACCGAGAATTGGCGAAGAATTTGGCGGAAAAGACCATACCACCGTACTGTATAGTTGTGAGAAAATTTCTCAGCTCAAGGATAGCGATCCCAGTTTAGAACAAAAGTTAAGACAATTAGCGGATCGCATTAGCATTACGAGTCGTTCGCGGAACTAGCTGGTGCGTGGTAATGGGTAATGGGTAGTTGTTGGTTGACAGTTCTTGCTCCCTCAGCAACCTTGTGCTTCCTCAGCTCTCTTCTCCCCTGCTCGATCGCTCGATCGCTCGATCGCTCCCTAACAAAAGGTACAAGCATTAGAGCGAGCCAGCAAGTTATAATCTTTGCGGATGGCAATTGTGTAGAAATTTGTAGCTATGAGTAATCCTCTGGTTCATGCCTTCTTTGTCGGTAGGGCAGCAGCTGAAATTGTCAGCGAAAAGTTAGAAAATGCATTGACCGATGCTCTGAGCGAATTAGGTAAATTTGATGCTGAAGCACGAGAGCAACTGCGGCAATTTACCGAACAGGTGACGGAGCGAGCAGAGCGGGAAATGGAAGTATCGACTGTAGGTAGAAGTACTACGGAGATAGTGCCTCAAAGCTCGCAACCCGCCGACTTGCAGGCAACAATCGACGATATGCGGGCTGAAATTGCCTTACTGCGGGCTGAATTACAACGCTATCGCAGTAACTCCCTCTAATAGCATCTCTTACCCCTTACCCCTTACTGCTCGCTCAGTGTCTGTTTTTTCTGCCGACTCCGCCCAAATTACAAGTTACGCCGATCGCATGGAGAAGACTTACACGAATAAGTCCTATCGTTGGAACCGCGAAAATTACTCGCGCCAACGACGGTTCGTAGACATTTGGATGTTTGTCCTGACGCTACTGTTTGGATTGTGGCTAGATGGAAAAGCTTGGAGCTATCCAGGCGGCGTAACTGAAGCTAGAAAGATTGCTAGGCGCAAAAAACAGGCAATCTGGATTCGCAATACTTTATTGGATCTGGGTCCGACCTTTATCAAAGTCGGACAGCTATTCTCTACCCGCGCCGACCTATTTCCCGGCGAATATGTCGAGGAACTTGCAAAGCTCCAGGATCGCGTTCCCGCCTTTGGCTACGAGCAAGTAGAAACAACGGTAGAACGAGAATTAGGCAAAAAGATTCCCGAATTGTTTCATAGTTTTGAGCCTATACCTCTAGCAGCGGCGAGTTTAGGTCAAGTCCATAAAGCTAAATTGCGATCGGGTGAGGAGGTTGTTGTCAAAATACAACGCCCTGGATTAAAAAAACTGTTTGAAATTGACCTAGCGATTCTCAAAGGTATTACGCGCTACTTTCAAAATCATCCCGACTGGGGGCGCGGTCGCGATTGGCTGGGAATATATGAAGAGTGTTGTCGCATTCTTTGGGAAGAAATCGATTATTTAAATGAAGGTCGCAATGCCGATACGTTTCGCCGCAATTTTCGCGAATACGATTGGGTTAAAGTCCCTCGAATTTACTGGCGTTACACTTCCCCACAGGTTTTAACTCTAGAATACGCACCAGGAATCAAGATCAGCCACTATGAAGCGATAGAAGCCGCTGGCTTAGACCGGAAGTTAATAGCTAGACAAGGAGCAGAAGCCTATTTACATCAGTTACTACACAATGGCTTCTTCCACGCCGACCCGCACCCAGGTAATATCGCTGTCAGTCCCGAAGGGTCGCTGATTTTTTATGATTTTGGCATGATGGGGCGAATTAAGGCAAATGTGCGCGAACAGTTAATGGAAACTCTGTTTGGCATTGCACAGAAAGATGGCGGTCGCGTGGTTGCATCTTTAGTAGAACTGGGCGCTTTAGCACCTACAGATGATATGGGTCCAGTCCGGCGATCGGTGCAGTTTATGCTAGACAATTTCATGGATAAGCCGTTTGAAAATCAATCGGTGAGTGCGATTAGCGACGATCTTTATGAAATTGCCTACGGTCAGCCATTTCGCTTTCCGGCTACTTTTACGTTCGTCATGCGGGCTTTTTCTACTCTCGAAGGGGTCGGCAAGGGCTTAGACCCTGAGTTCAACTTTATGGAAGTTGCTAAACCTTTTGCATTCCAGCTTATGACTGATGGTAATGGTTCTGTTGATGGCAATAGCTTCTTGAACGAATTAAGTCGTCAAGCTGCCCAAGTGGGTAGTACCGCTTTCGGCTTACCAAGACGCTTAGAAGACACCCTCGAAAAACTGGAACGAGGAGATTTGCGCGTGCGGGTACGGTCAATTGAAACAGAACGCTTGTTGCGGCGACAAAGTAGCGTCCAAGTCGCCATTACTTACGCTCTAATTGTCAGTTCCTTCACGATTTCGGCAACAATTCTATTGATTAGTCAATTTGCTTGGTTAGCATTGATCCCTGGGGCGATCGCTGCCGGAACTGGATTTTCTCTGATTCGCCTGCTGATGCGCCTCGATCGCTACGACAAAATGTTTTAAATCAGTTATCAGTTGTCAATTATCAGCAAGTAGTGAATGTAGGGTGTGTTACACAACGCACCCTATTTTGTTTCGTTCGCAAGTGAGATGGCGATCGCCTGCCATACGGCAAAGATTGAGATATGCAACCTGCTATACATTTCGCCGACTCGCCGCAGATTCCTAAAACCTCGATCCCCAGCAAACATAAACGATTTGAATACATGACTGTTGTACGGGCAGGTTTAGAAAATCGATCGCCACAACTGGAAATTTTCGACCAAAACCTGCCCCGACAATTCCTGCTTTTGACTTCCCAAGCCGCTGCATTTAGGTCTATCTATAAGTATAACTACTTATTTTTGTTCGGTCTGAGCATTTTTCTGTGACAGAACTTGTTAAAAGTATCGATAAATTTCCTCACATCTACCGAAATCGAGATTCTGCCTTTTGATTTAATATGTATACCCAATAAGAAGTAGCGCATCTTGTCAAGCAGTTGTTAAATTTGTTAATACATAGAGAAACAACTGCTGTTATACTCAAGCAAAGCTTCCACGAAGCCGAGCTAGAAGCAACTCAGTCACTACGTTTGTTTTCAGGAGTTAATATGAGTCACCCAATTGAACTCTCACTCGAACAGCAATTCAACATCCGCTCGTTTGAAACTCAAGTGGAGAAGATGGATCGAGAACAGGCACAAGACTTCCTCGTGAAGTTATATCGGCAAATGGTCATGCGCGAAGCCACCTACAAGGAATTGCTCAAGCACCATTGGGGCATAGACGGAGGTAATTGGCAATAAACGCCTAAGCCATGTCTACAGCAGTAGGCGACCTCCATCTCTTGCTGAGTTCCAAGCGGGAAAGGAGCTGGGGATGCTGGGGCGTCAACTCAACACAAAAACCAAAAACTAAGAAAATCTCAGACTGTGATTAGAATGTTTAATAGTTAGCTACACTACTGATGAAAGAAATTGTACAAACAACCAGTAGATGTCAATAGCAGGGTAGATAAGCGCGTGAAAATCAGAGAGTTCTCGCGATTGAGCAAACAGTGGCAAGGATGATAGCGAACAGAAAGTAAAAGCCACCCAAATCGTAACGAGTCAGTTAAAGAAATTTGATAAATCTGATAAGCGATCGAAAACTGCTAAGTTCCAGGTATACCAGTTTTTGATGTG
This window of the Chroococcidiopsis thermalis PCC 7203 genome carries:
- a CDS encoding DUF6825 family protein, whose translation is MSNPLVHAFFVGRAAAEIVSEKLENALTDALSELGKFDAEAREQLRQFTEQVTERAEREMEVSTVGRSTTEIVPQSSQPADLQATIDDMRAEIALLRAELQRYRSNSL
- a CDS encoding ABC1 kinase family protein; protein product: MEKTYTNKSYRWNRENYSRQRRFVDIWMFVLTLLFGLWLDGKAWSYPGGVTEARKIARRKKQAIWIRNTLLDLGPTFIKVGQLFSTRADLFPGEYVEELAKLQDRVPAFGYEQVETTVERELGKKIPELFHSFEPIPLAAASLGQVHKAKLRSGEEVVVKIQRPGLKKLFEIDLAILKGITRYFQNHPDWGRGRDWLGIYEECCRILWEEIDYLNEGRNADTFRRNFREYDWVKVPRIYWRYTSPQVLTLEYAPGIKISHYEAIEAAGLDRKLIARQGAEAYLHQLLHNGFFHADPHPGNIAVSPEGSLIFYDFGMMGRIKANVREQLMETLFGIAQKDGGRVVASLVELGALAPTDDMGPVRRSVQFMLDNFMDKPFENQSVSAISDDLYEIAYGQPFRFPATFTFVMRAFSTLEGVGKGLDPEFNFMEVAKPFAFQLMTDGNGSVDGNSFLNELSRQAAQVGSTAFGLPRRLEDTLEKLERGDLRVRVRSIETERLLRRQSSVQVAITYALIVSSFTISATILLISQFAWLALIPGAIAAGTGFSLIRLLMRLDRYDKMF
- a CDS encoding NblA/ycf18 family protein translates to MSHPIELSLEQQFNIRSFETQVEKMDREQAQDFLVKLYRQMVMREATYKELLKHHWGIDGGNWQ